One genomic segment of Desulforegula conservatrix Mb1Pa includes these proteins:
- a CDS encoding bacteriohemerythrin, which translates to MMVKIKWSDRFCVKLPEIDDQQKQIIERINGIVDAVNASGDQKEIYDMISDLTDFVRHRFNQEEKGMVACHFPDHQQHRKDHREFIRKIIMFRKMFADDCATVKDDYIRLIEEWLEHHSDYWDGRYAPYVRLHRYVEACNVGKKKNR; encoded by the coding sequence ATGATGGTAAAAATAAAATGGTCTGATCGTTTTTGTGTAAAACTGCCTGAAATAGATGATCAGCAGAAACAGATCATAGAGCGAATAAATGGAATAGTGGATGCTGTTAACGCGTCTGGTGACCAGAAGGAAATCTATGACATGATTTCCGATCTCACTGATTTTGTGAGACACAGATTTAATCAGGAAGAAAAGGGGATGGTCGCATGCCATTTTCCTGACCACCAGCAGCACAGGAAAGATCACAGGGAATTCATCCGCAAGATAATAATGTTCAGAAAAATGTTTGCCGATGACTGCGCAACGGTTAAAGATGACTATATCAGGCTTATAGAGGAATGGCTGGAACATCATTCGGATTACTGGGACGGACGATATGCTCCTTACGTGAGGCTGCACAGATATGTTGAAGCGTGCAATGTAGGCAAGAAAAAAAACAGATAG